Proteins co-encoded in one Oncorhynchus masou masou isolate Uvic2021 chromosome 22, UVic_Omas_1.1, whole genome shotgun sequence genomic window:
- the LOC135509342 gene encoding cholesterol 25-hydroxylase-like protein 1, member 1, with protein sequence MSSLCTLQPQASRVTRMLNISKVQLPLQLPTFSRSSDRLLQPLWDYFLFNHYFLISSPFFPVILCFSSYFFSSLPFAVLDLLGDLVPSIHHYKIQQERRPTIGMMAKSFGRAVYNHLIFVLPAVLTQTCLMPSVALPTSAPTVVEVLIDGLAALLLFDTQYYMWHFVHHKHPQLYRWVHAIHHEYMAPFSWNTQQLSIPELITVGFWSNLDPILLKCHPFTTWCVTIISIWMSVEDHIGYDLPWGLNHLVPFGLLGGAPAHDMHHQKPNSNYAPFFSHWDRLFGTAILPGKITEKKVMYSL encoded by the coding sequence ATGTCTTCTCTCTGCACATTACAGCCACAGGCATCCAGAGTAACCAGGATGTTGAACATTAGCAAGGTTCAGCTGCCTTTGCAGCTTCCTACCTTCTCCAGATCCTCTGATAGGCTTCTTCAGCCTCTATGGGACTATTTCCTTTTCAACCACTactttctcatctcctctcccttcttccctgtCATACTCTGCTTCTCCAGTTACTTCTTCTCCAGTCTCCCCTTTGCTGTACTAGACCTCCTGGGAGACTTGGTCCCCTCCATTCACCACTACAAGATCCAGCAAGAGAGACGTCCAACCATAGGGATGATGGCAAAGAGCTTCGGAAGGGCTGTTTATAACCACTTGATCTTTGTTCTGCCTGCTGTGCTGACTCAGACCTGCTTAATGCCTTCAGTGGCGCTGCCTACCAGTGCTCCAACTGTGGTAGAGGTTCTCATTGATGGACTTGCTGCCCTTCTTCTTTTTGACACCCAGTACTATATGTGGCACTTTGTGCACCACAAGCATCCACAACTGTATCGGTGGGTCCATGCCATCCACCATGAATACATGGCACCCTTTTCCTGGAACACCCAGCAACTCAGCATTCCAGAACTGATAACAGTGGGATTCTGGAGCAACCTGGACCCCATCCTGCTGAAATGCCACCCTTTTACTACCTGGTGCGTCACCATCATCAGTATCTGGATGTCAGTGGAGGACCACATAGGCTACGACCTGCCATGGGGTCTCAACCACCTGGTACCATTTGGTCTGTTAGGAGGAGCACCAGCTCATGACATGCACCACCAGAAGCCCAACAGTAACTATGCACCTTTCTTCAGCCACTGGGACAGGCTATTTGGCACTGCCATCCTGCCAGGGAAAATAACTGAGAAGAAAGTTATGTATTCACTGTAA
- the si:dkey-24l11.2 gene encoding uncharacterized protein si:dkey-24l11.2, with the protein MERSPVNSVEVSPESNGDSVSLCHNEEENRNQPAHGGPQVQLCRFYSQGRHCNFGRKCRFLHQRGDSTTLTQGKGDNWTKQRSEQENQRGTGPHSHPGITLQNPVVDSHGDVGHRLPSKPRAAPTRVERANNRRPCRYFLSGCCTMEDRCHYWHPPQFPLVDDQPVRDGGRPRVPHAPPPSALQVVKLSDLTDNITKQLRDTEIKQLIKRFPKEQLIVQERSDGQVTFYRATVQPTDPDWPFDLKDVDIMVSFPEKYPQEVFTLDIPLDQDLPSVMGRYVEQASLEWLQAKHATNQLMGKVELLFRPFLRWLDRSMERLFTEGARQLKKDMEIAKAGIQFVPYQQLQATVCKEHAADDMPDPVLHTATDEESREDEWKKLLYPGCDDNDDGGVSDEEDQGKVENIKLSEPRRGTEVKLLGLRLGEGTATVVATQVTVCLQCSRCKVTADLTLNGRNPCTAQCEKCNAGISAAFRPSMLHHYSDVLGYLDLGTAAPVDLVLQDCDLVIVCLNCSKEGPVKNLLYGQSKEFNCQHCHSKLSILVDSTRFQYIPPRKEKTGHSDSSLTYRRNIRDPAIQMGKPLPEKGSCKHYKQSHRWLRFSCCGRAYPCDVCHDEDQDHPMELATRMICGHCCKEQPYSNGKPCVSCGGMMTRGAYTSHWEGGLGCRSKVKMSRNDKHKYANTNKTISRKAASEKK; encoded by the exons GTATCACCAGAGAGCAATGgggattctgtctctctgtgtcacaaTGAGGAAGAGAACAGGAATCAACCCGCACATGGTGGCCCTCAAGTCCAGCTGTGTCGTTTCTACTCACAGGGACGGCACTGTAACTTTGGGAGGAAGTGTCGCTTCCTCCATCAAAGAGGAGATTCCACCACCCTCACCCAGGGGAAGGGAGATAACTGGACAAAGCAAAGGTCAGAACAGGAGAACCAAAGAGGGACAGGCCCTCACAGCCACCCTGGAATCACACTGCAGAATCCAGTGGTTGACAGCCATGGAGATGTAGGCCACAGGCTGCCATCTAAACCAAGGGCTGCTCCAACCAGAGTTGAGAGGGCCAACAATCGCCGGCCCTGTCGCTATTTTCTATCTGGGTGCTGCACCATGGAAGATAGATGTCACTACTGGCACCCACCACAGTTTCCTCTAGTTGACGACCAGCCTGTAAGAGATGGAGGCAGGCCCAGGGTGCCCCATGCCCCCCCTCCCAGTGCCCTTCAGGTGGTCAAATTGAGTGACCTGACTGACAATATCACCAAACAGCTACGGGACACTGAGATCAAGCAGCTGATAAAGCGTTTTCCTAAAGAACAGCTTATTGTGCAGGAACGGAGCGACGGCCAAGTCACCTTCTACCGAGCCACAGTACAGCCCACTGATCCAGACTGG CCTTTTGACTTGAAAGACGTTGACATAATGGTGAGCTTTCCGGAAAAGTACCCACAAGAG GTATTTACATTAGATATACCACTGGACCAGGACTTGCCATCAGTTATGGGAAG GTATGTTGAACAAGCCTCACTGGAATGGCTACAGGCTAAACATGCCACCAATCAGCTGATGGGTAAGGTGGAGCTGCTCTTCCGGCCCTTCCTTCGCTGGTTGGACCGCAGCATGGAAAGACTGTTCACTGAGGGAGCCAGGCAG CTGAAAAAAGACATGGAGATAGCAAAGGCCGGAATTCAGTTTGTGCCATACCAGCAGCTCCAGGCAACCGTGTGCAAAGAGCATGCCGCTGATGACATGCCTGACCCTGTCCTCCACACTGCAACTGATGAGGAGAGCAGAGAAGATGAGTGGAAGAAACTATTGTACCCTGGctgtgatgataatgatgatggtggtgttagTGATGAAGAGGACCAGGGGAAGGTGGAGAATATTAAGCTCAGTGAGCCCCGCAGAGGAACAGAGGTGAAGCTGCTGGGCCTGAGGCTGGGAGAGGGCACTGCGACCGTGGTCGCCACACAGGTCACTGTGTGTCTGCAGTGCAGCAG GTGTAAGGTGACAGCAGACCTGACTCTAAATGGCAGGAACCCCTGCACAGCTCAGTGTGAGAAGTGTAACGCAGGGATCAGTGCTGCTTTCAGACCCAGCATGCTGCACCACTACAGTGACGTCCTGGGCTATCTGGACCTGGGCACTGCTGCTCCTGTGGACCTGGTCCTGCAAGACTGTGATTTGGTCATTGTCTGCCTCAACTGCTCAAAAGAGGGACCTGTGAAG AACCTTTTGTATGGCCAGAGCAAGGAGTTCAACTGTCAGCACTGTCACAGCAAACTCAGCATCCTGGTTGACAGCACACGATTCCAGTACATTCCGCCACGCAAAGAGAAAACCG GCCACAGTGACTCTTCACTGACCTATCGGCGTAACATAAGGGACCCTGCCATACAGATGGGGAAACCACTACCTGAGAAGGGATCCTGCAAACACTACAAACAGAGTCATCGCTGGCTCAG GTTCTCATGCTGTGGCCGGGCCTACCCCTGTGATGTTTGTCATGACGAGGACCAGGACCACCCCATGGAGCTGGCCACCAGGATGATCTGTGGTCACTGCTGTAAAGAGCAG CCGTACAGCAATGGGAAGCCCTGTGTCAGCTGTGGAGGCATGATGACGAGAGGAGCCTACaccagtcactgggagggaggacTGGGCTGCAGGAGCAAAGTCAAAATGAGCAG GAATGATAAACACAAGTATGCCAACACAAACAAAACAATTTCACGGAAGGCTGCCAGCGAAAAGAAATAA